One region of Labrus mixtus chromosome 1, fLabMix1.1, whole genome shotgun sequence genomic DNA includes:
- the eva1a gene encoding protein eva-1 homolog A encodes MSSTDLYWTIQQGQLPTIMSTPTTGSPNMEVEVGSKEMAMISNILAAYTFIADQPERTALVFLGGVSVGLLVTLCAIVFQIHCRADCHYGNSKHAHRRHRHRHHHRRHHNCPHHQPIDSNPDNMAVVTSGGAGPAGDSESEDWDETSDLSARRRRRFERALLHATMFTSAEELDRAQRLEERERILREIWMNGQPDISTVTQSLNRYY; translated from the exons ATGAGCTCCACTGACCTCTATTGGACAATACAACAAGGTCAACTCCCAACAATAATGAGCACTCCGACAACAGGAAGCCCAAAtatggaggtggaggtgggctCCAAGGAGATGGCAATGATCAGCAACATACTGGCAGCCTACACCTTTATTGCAg ATCAGCCTGAGAGGACAGCTCTGGTATTTCTGGGCGGAGTCAGCGTTGGCCTCCTTGTCACACTCTGTGCCATCGTCTTCCAGATACACTGCCGAGCAGACTGTCACTATGGCAACAGTAAACACGCTCATCGTCGCCACAGACACAGGCATCATCACCGTCGCCATCACAACTGTCCCCACCATCAGCCTATCGACAGTAACCCTGATAACATGGCCGTGGTGACCTCTGGAGGGGCGGGGCCTGCAGGGGACAGCGAATCAGAGGACTGGGATGAAACCTCCGACCTGTCGGCACGGAGACGCAGACGCTTTGAGAGAGCTCTGTTGCATGCCACCATGTTTACATCAGCTGAGG agCTGGACAGGGCCCAGCGGCTAGAAGAGCGCGAACGGATTCTCAGAGAGATCTGGATGAACGGCCAACCAGACATAAGTACAGTCACTCAAAGCCTCAACAGATATtactga